The DNA segment TGCTTCTTATCATTTTGGACGATGTCTCAGTTGTTGTTTGGCTTTTTGACGCTATGAAACCGTGGAGTGACGTGCTCAATTGTCCCAAAGCTTCGGTTATACTCACTTTCCATggccctccaccaccaaactgaAAAACGATCCAAGCAAAAGCTCCCACTGAGGCTGAAACTATACATACCTGAATTGAACTTGATCATTGGAAAAGAACCTTGATCTTCAACAAAAATGATTGACATTACATTTGCTCCTCAAGCTCGACTCCAGCCAACCACCAATCCACCACACGCGCTTGTACACGATGGCATCCTTTCAGTCCCGCAGAGAAGACTGGGTAATGTACCCTCACGACTCCGACTTTTTCCCATGACCGCAGAAGAGAAAGTACTTCTTGAACAGCGAGGGAGAGCTCCGCAAGCTAGACAAGGACGAAGTCCAGGACGTGGCAACCGACAGGTACTGTCACCTACGAAAAAACTACAATGAGTACACCGTCGAAATGATCCTCCAGGATATCGTGGACCTCAAGAACGCCATACACAAGAGGATCAATCAAAGTATCGAGAGAGCTCGCCTATTTGCCCCAGAACCAGGAAAATCGTGACTTTCACACAAGCGTTTGACCGTCAGAGAAATggcggagagggaaaaggaagatgTTGAGCTTTTGGGGGAGTATACATTCTACTCCGTCATGACGCGCATAATCAAAGGCAAGTGTACAGCGCAGACAACATATCAAAACGGGTCTTGATATTGACAGCTTCATCAGCGGACAGGGATAAAGACAAGGAGTGGGTTAACATCACTCAGGACGCGAAGGAAGCAAGGGCCGAAGTTCATGTCGAGAGGTAAGTTGGATTTCGTacgccaacctcaccttAGGTACCTACAGTTTGCCACAGGAGACATACTAACATATACTGGCTACCTACTTGCAGTCATGGTCGATGAGCTAGACTTTGAGGATAGAGAAGAGCACTCAAGTCCCCAAGGCCTTCCAGAAACAGAGAAGAAACAACAATCGTCACTATGTGAGTGGGTGGGCAAAACTTGGGGTAGCTGAACAGTTTGGGGGGCTGCAGAAACTCCAAAAGGAATTTCCCTATCTTTGAAAAAGTTGAAAACGTTACTGACACGACCTTTTCGCTGTTTCTTTTATTCTTTTATTTGCACTTCACATGGACGGAAAGGAAAAGTCAAAAACGCcacaaaaaggaaaaacgTGCCAGCTTAATCCCCAgacccaccatcccccagcGCGGCCTATAGAGGAAGCAAACATACGAGTCAAGCAACCAGGGCATCGAAAATTACTATAGAGTAGCACCCACCACAGGAGTTGAACCCACGGTTCAATGAAATTGTATGTGGGGCACTCAGAGTGAATGCCAGACCACATGGCCAAACACAGTGTGTGTTCTGATTTGGTGGAAGGAGATGCGAGGTTTGCTGTTATTAAAGCTGGCAGACACGTGGTGTAGGTTCTTTTGGGGAGCTGATGCGTGTTCAAGTGACTGGTAGCTTTGTCAGCGGTTCTCCTTTGATGTTGGTCGTTGCTTTTTGCTACCTTATGCTCTCCCTTTGCTGGTCGTTCTACTTTAAAAGACCCTCCTCGTGTGCTCTACCTGTGGGTTCTACTCTGTTCTCCTGAATCCcagttcttcccggtcaagggaaatgtattgccgcttttggacttgggtggggtgtgtagttaggagcaacactgcctcttccaccctacccccctgtcaatttcagcttggaaaaaatgtgtttgatttcgaaatgtccaaattaaccagcttaagttcgaataccGAATTTGCaagtcaaggtaaaggcctagttgaatcgtcatataaACCCACATACTGCTTGACTTAACAACAGTTCCatttcatatttacatacctacctaagcttcTTTATCACTTCCTATCAACAAATTAGCACttatggcgtcatacctTCCTAGttccttggcatcagctgccgctttagcaggcttagttactgcagtcaaATCATCATGGGAGCTGTCTCGTATGATAAAGAAAAAATACGAGCAGCGTGTGCTGAATGATTAAGCCAATGAAATTAATACCAGGCTGCGCAGAGCTTTGCGAGATGGCAGAATTTCTCGCCAAAGCTACAACTTCTGGAAGAAAAAAGTCTTAGTTGCCGTCTGGGAACAGGACCGTATGTTAACACCCAGGAGATGGAGTCCAAATCCCATCTGCTTACCACAGTATCTAGGTGCCGCCCTCCTTGACATAAAGTCTTACTTGTGCTGGGATTAATTGGATGACCTGAAGCTTTGTTTTGGGTAAATGCAGAATAGTCTTAATTAtctaacgtacattataagcgagcgaccaatataagcgagcgaccactttttCACAACCTTTATACCATTATCCTCAATTACTACACAACAATACTAGGAAGCAACCATAATTACATCCGAAATAGCTGAATCAGAcaattctgcagcctcctggcaagtacgtgcattatggccaggtGTCACAGTTAAACCCAACGGCAGGTCGCGCAGTATGTGGGGCGCAGGAcgtccccagccaatcattaggaaagtcaggagacagccaatAGGGGCCggccagaagtgctatggcgccaagacccacgagcactctgcaggatgcaagatgctcggggtgatcgaaggcatagcacgacgagcactttgcaggatgcaatgtgctaggagtgatcggggccaTAGCACGGTTAGCACTTCAcggtcccaaggtctatatatacggaggaactggctggtgtagatagacagttccgcagtatgcaattcagattgtattcacggtatcttgtgtttacattgagacatcttgttgtgcactgtttagctgcaccgaaccaattgtgagaagttaccttcaaccagtatccctttcagaggttctgtacaggggttcgtcacagctCACTTTGCACAGCTACACCCCAGCTTCAAAATTGGGCAACTGGGACGGTCGATGACAAAAGCACTGCCTCTTTCGGTATTTACCAGTTGCGTAAATGACAAAGAATGTAGCCATTGAAATGTGCATATAATAACGACTCGGTAGCTGCATAATTGTACACTCGTATgacaaaagcaaaagtcaaagTACATTATCCAGATACAGTAGACCATAAAAACGAAACTAAGAAACATGTTCTAGCTACCCCACTTGATGACGGtggccaaagacgacaggGTGTCTGGATGTTCTGCACCAAGTCGTCGCTGCCGAGCCTGGGCACAGTCCTTCATTAGTGCTAAGGCGGTCGAGTGTCGACCTTGGCTTTTCCAAGTAAAAgcgaggttggccatgctcgacagcgtagaagggtgatcggccccaagcttggtcttgcgagtctccatcacctgcacctccagcttctcggcctcctcccaccggccctggttccaaaatatcgacgctaagttggccatgctcgtcagcgtagaagggtgatcggccccaagcttggtcttctgagtctccatcacctgcacgttcagcttctcggcctcctcccaccggccctggttccaaaatgtcgacgctaagttggccatgctcgatagcgtatctgggtgatcggccccaagcttggtcttgcgagtctccattACTTGCACCTctagcttctcggcctcctcccaccggccctggtccctgtatgtcgacgctaggttggccatgctcgacagcgtagaagggtgatcggccccaagcttggtcttgctcgtctccatcacctgcacctctagcttctcggcctcctgccaccggccctggttcctgtatgtcgacgctaggttggccatgctcgtcagcgtagaagggtgatcggccccaaacttggtcttgctcgtctccatcacctgcacgtccagcttctcggcctcctcccaccggccctggtccctgtatgtcgacgctaggttggccatgctcgacagcgtagaagggtgatcggccccaaacttggtcttgctcgtctccatcacctgcacaaacagcttctcggcctcctgccatcggccctggttccaaaatgtcgacgctaggttggccatgctcgacagcgtagaagggtgatcggccccaagcttggtcttgctcgtctccatcacctgcacctctagcttctcggcctcctcccaccggccctggttcctgtatgtcgacgctaggttggcgATACTCgacagcgtagaagggtgatcggccccaagcttggtcttgctcgtctccatcacctgcacaagcagcttctcggcctcctgccaccggccctggttcctgtatgtcgacgctaggttggccatgctcgtcagcgtagaagggtgatcggccccaagcttggtcttgcgcgtctccatcacctgcacaaacagcttctcggcctcctcccactggcctcGGTGCAAAAGGATCAGAGCAAACAGTGACATACTATCTAGACTCGCCGtatcctcttttcccagTCTATTCTCGCGGGCTCGTCTCGCTTTGCCCACCATCCGCTGTGCCACCTCGTATCTCCCTTGCGACCatgcaaaccaacccccattatACAAAAGTGTCGCCCATATGTCGTTCCTATCGTCGCTGGGTTGGTAAGCGACGGCCACTTGAACGTGTGCGAAGAGATTTCGACAAGTCGCCCAGTTCTTGTACTTTCCAGTTGGGAATGACGCTGCCATTCGCTCAATAAACTTCTGTTTGAAcgtctcctgctgcccccATTGTTCCAGCCACTTCCTTGTTGAGAACTGCACAAGCCCGTGCATctcaaactcgtccatctcaGTCGTCGCTATAAGGCAGTAGTCTCTCAGTAtcgccacatcatcttcgaatCCATCATCAGTAGTATCTGCACTATCATCCGTGAGGTCACTATCTGTGTCACCATCCATGTCATCATCTACGGCACCATCTGTAGCACTTCTGCCGTTATCAAAGTCTGTATCTCCGTCCTCGTCTATACGCCGTCCTGGAATATCCTCCTTAGTAACTCTACGAGGTTTTAAAACCCAACCAGGGATACCTTGCCggtcgaaaaagctcatAAGTGACAAGAGATCCGCCGCAGACGGCCGCTTAGACCGGATGTA comes from the Podospora pseudocomata strain CBS 415.72m chromosome 5, whole genome shotgun sequence genome and includes:
- a CDS encoding hypothetical protein (COG:Z; EggNog:ENOG503NYQ3) → MPTSDLRLHPRGYKTHEWLDLDATYLIVKPKFSLRFRHADELRIESAMSDSYRFGDYNNGSQVGTNRRTIYNTFPQAPERSETPPRPFATIPFSCDPDFVNRGDILEQIDRRCSEPAARVALVGLGGIGKSQLAIEFAHRITEKQPDIWVFWVHAGIYERVEDGFRTIANTVKLAGRNEPKANIPQLVYSWLSNERNGRWIMILDSADDRDVFDNANIAHGTTSGNERERRPFATYLPQSQNGSIIVTTRNRELAFRLTGRRQNMIEVGPMAQTDALALLEKKLGSPVDLDVAADLVQALDLVPLAISQAAAYIQARAPRSSPERYLAEFRKSEHRKSSLLQYDAGDLRRDGGASNAVLTTWQISFDYIRSKRPSAADLLSLMSFFDRQGIPGWVLKPRRVTKEDIPGRRIDEDGDTDFDNGRSATDGAVDDDMDGDTDSDLTDDSADTTDDGFEDDVAILRDYCLIATTEMDEFEMHGLVQFSTRKWLEQWGQQETFKQKFIERMAASFPTGKYKNWATCRNLFAHVQVAVAYQPSDDRNDIWATLLYNGGWFAWSQGRYEVAQRMVGKARRARENRLGKEDTASLDSMSLFALILLHRGQWEEAEKLFVQVMETRKTKLGADHPSTLTSMANLASTYRNQGRWQEAEKLLVQVMETSKTKLGADHPSTLSSIANLASTYRNQGRWEEAEKLEVQVMETSKTKLGADHPSTLSSMANLASTFWNQGRWQEAEKLFVQVMETSKTKFGADHPSTLSSMANLASTYRDQGRWEEAEKLDVQVMETSKTKFGADHPSTLTSMANLASTYRNQGRWQEAEKLEVQVMETSKTKLGADHPSTLSSMANLASTYRDQGRWEEAEKLEVQVMETRKTKLGADHPDTLSSMANLASTFWNQGRWEEAEKLNVQVMETQKTKLGADHPSTLTSMANLASIFWNQGRWEEAEKLEVQVMETRKTKLGADHPSTLSSMANLAFTWKSQGRHSTALALMKDCAQARQRRLGAEHPDTLSSLATVIKWGS